CTCGCGAGCGAAGCGAGCGGGGGCTCGACTGACGAGCAGAGCGAGTCAGTCGGCGTCCGGCTGAGCAGCGCGAAGCCGGGCTCGGGAGACGAGTGGAACGAGTCTCCCGGTGTCCTCGCGAGCGAAGCGAGCGGGGGCTCGGTAGTCGAGCGAAGCGAGTCTACCGGTGGTCCGACGGGATTTTGCCCCCGCGCCCGAACACTTCGGGTATGAGCAGTCGTGAGGAAGTCTCCCCACAGACCCTGCCGATCGAACTCACCGAGGACGGGATCACCGTCGAGTACGCGGACGGACGCGAGGCGTTCTACCGCGGCGTCCCCCAGAAGCGGGAGTCACCGCTCCGAACCGCACCCGGCCGGGACGTGCACGTCCTCGTCACCGACGGCAGCGAGCAACAGGGCGTGTTGACCTACGTCAACGACCTGAAGACACACGCCGACATCCTGCAGGACACCGGCGTCGGCCGCGTGATGCTCGACAAAGACGAGCAGACGACGGTGTTCCCCGGCGTGGCCGTTCGCAACGAGGCCCACCGGGTCGTCGTGGAGGCCGACCTCGACCGGGCCGACGGCCGCGTGTTCGTCTTCGAGGAGAACCAGATGGGTGAACGGGCGTTCGAAATCGTCGCCGACGCCTGACTACTCGATCCCGTCGGGCAGATCCAGCGGCACGCTCCCCTTCGTGTAGCCCTCGACGCGACCGTCGGGCCAGGCCCGGAAGACGACCGCGGGGCGGTGTCGGACCTCCGGTTGTTCGTCCAGTAGCGTCTCCCAGTGGTGATCCGCGAACGACGAGCAGTCCACGAACAGGGTCACGCCGCCCTCGTGTTTCGAGAGCTGGCCGCTGACTTTCGTCTCGGCGGTCTCGCGGATCGACTTGCTCGCCGAACTCGCGGCCCGCTCGGCGGGGGGCTGGGGCCGGGTCACCTCGACGAGGACCCCCTCGCCGTTCTCGTCGGCCCGGAAGTCGATGAAGTGGCCGGTCGTCACCTCGATCTCGGGGGTGACATCGTAGCCGGCCTCGTGAAGTATCTTGGCGACGGTGAACTCGCTCATCGTCGAGCGCATCCGGCCAACGTTGAGATGTTCGCTCGTCCCGAGCTTCGACGCCATCGTGTAGCGGT
This Halorientalis sp. IM1011 DNA region includes the following protein-coding sequences:
- a CDS encoding DUF5796 family protein; protein product: MSSREEVSPQTLPIELTEDGITVEYADGREAFYRGVPQKRESPLRTAPGRDVHVLVTDGSEQQGVLTYVNDLKTHADILQDTGVGRVMLDKDEQTTVFPGVAVRNEAHRVVVEADLDRADGRVFVFEENQMGERAFEIVADA